From Natranaeroarchaeum aerophilus, one genomic window encodes:
- a CDS encoding DUF7504 family protein → MDADCDSLVGSNSILVTGPAPDRYDRAGELLGPGPTVIAPSEGISTTTLDASSVVPAIEGDTRALTEVGIGLSRRVDELTAPDVLLDLTRLGSGQSGVPLPVFRFLLLVRHRVTATGGRLVCTLDEAADPAVRQMFTELVDRTVRLETSHDWRTARGLSP, encoded by the coding sequence ATGGATGCCGACTGCGACAGCCTCGTAGGGAGTAACAGTATTCTCGTGACGGGACCAGCACCGGACCGGTACGACCGGGCCGGAGAGCTACTCGGACCTGGACCGACGGTGATCGCCCCGTCTGAGGGGATTTCAACGACCACGCTCGACGCGTCGAGCGTCGTGCCAGCGATCGAGGGGGACACCAGAGCGCTTACCGAGGTGGGGATCGGTCTCTCACGTCGGGTGGATGAGCTCACTGCGCCGGATGTCCTGCTCGACCTGACGCGACTTGGCTCGGGCCAGTCTGGCGTTCCGCTACCGGTGTTCAGGTTCCTGTTGTTGGTCCGCCACCGCGTTACTGCGACGGGCGGTCGGCTCGTGTGCACCCTCGACGAGGCGGCTGATCCGGCCGTCCGACAGATGTTCACGGAGTTGGTCGATCGGACGGTTCGGCTCGAGACGAGCCACGACTGGCGAACGGCCCGAGGACTGTCGCCGTAG
- the menC gene encoding o-succinylbenzoate synthase, translating into MRAESTEFDLPLSSPLSTAAGTIERREGVALRIESDGDAGVDTGSAVGVGEATPLPVWTESLAECRDGLFDALERLNDDDPAGALAAVEGQPAARHAVSSALADLRATESNEPLYRWLGSVGRTTRVPVNATIGDDDAEDAAAAAREALTEGFTTIKLKVGNRSIGEDVERVEAVREAVGPNVALRVDANGAWGREQARHALTLLSGTMLDYVEQPIDTEDLTGHAELRRVTGVDIALDESLASHSFEEIREEDAADALVLKPMALGGLDRARRIARDARREGVRPVVTTTIDAVVARTGAVHLAASLPGIDACGLATGGMLAEDLATDPAPIEDGNAMVPRDAGVGTRGPWERGDGR; encoded by the coding sequence ATGCGCGCCGAGTCCACGGAGTTCGATCTCCCGCTTTCCTCGCCGCTCTCGACCGCAGCGGGGACGATCGAGCGTCGTGAGGGAGTCGCGCTCCGGATCGAGTCGGATGGAGACGCGGGCGTCGACACCGGGAGTGCCGTGGGCGTCGGTGAGGCAACTCCGCTACCGGTCTGGACCGAGTCCCTTGCGGAGTGTCGGGATGGCCTCTTCGACGCGCTTGAGCGACTGAACGACGACGACCCTGCCGGTGCCCTCGCCGCCGTCGAGGGGCAGCCCGCAGCCCGCCACGCCGTCTCGTCTGCCCTCGCTGACCTGCGTGCAACCGAGAGCAACGAGCCTCTGTACCGGTGGCTCGGGAGCGTTGGCCGGACCACACGCGTCCCAGTCAACGCGACCATCGGGGACGACGACGCTGAGGATGCAGCGGCGGCGGCCCGCGAGGCGCTTACGGAAGGGTTCACGACGATCAAACTGAAAGTCGGGAATCGGTCGATCGGCGAGGACGTCGAACGCGTCGAGGCGGTGCGGGAAGCGGTTGGTCCGAACGTCGCTCTCCGCGTCGACGCGAACGGCGCGTGGGGTCGCGAGCAGGCCCGGCACGCGCTGACATTGCTCTCGGGGACGATGCTGGACTACGTCGAACAGCCCATCGACACCGAAGACCTGACGGGCCACGCCGAACTACGGCGCGTGACCGGGGTCGACATCGCGCTCGACGAATCGCTGGCGAGTCACTCTTTCGAGGAGATTCGAGAGGAAGACGCCGCGGACGCGCTCGTTCTCAAGCCGATGGCGCTCGGGGGACTCGACCGTGCCAGACGGATCGCGCGGGACGCCCGGCGCGAGGGGGTTCGTCCGGTGGTCACGACGACTATCGACGCGGTCGTCGCCCGGACCGGTGCAGTACATCTCGCCGCCTCTCTCCCGGGAATCGACGCCTGTGGGCTGGCGACGGGTGGGATGCTCGCCGAAGACCTCGCGACGGATCCCGCACCGATCGAGGACGGCAACGCGATGGTTCCCCGGGACGCCGGGGTCGGAACGCGGGGGCCGTGGGAGCGAGGTGATGGGCGGTGA
- a CDS encoding long-chain fatty acid--CoA ligase, with the protein MERLDEDTVRTLGDLLPRERRSGAVAVRADGDTDHVYTYQRFLTTAWKTGNFFRHLGVREGVTVGIVAEPRPQPLLGLFGAALLGAQVRLDPPEAIDARVVLAPTDRIDLYELPPGGQRVGYGANPNEPTVRYFEENVWSENPTVPPEDRDPGAAVLVTDDAAYSHERLLRTAFDTVDRLSLAPGEMVAVRAPLADPRTVAAGVLAPLLAGGAVQLGADGSDADAEIVADEEPATDRWLDISDIDL; encoded by the coding sequence ATGGAACGGCTCGACGAAGACACGGTGCGGACGCTCGGCGATCTGCTCCCCCGCGAGCGGCGGTCGGGGGCGGTCGCGGTCCGTGCCGACGGTGACACCGATCACGTCTACACCTACCAGCGCTTTCTCACGACCGCGTGGAAGACGGGGAACTTCTTTCGGCATCTGGGCGTTCGTGAGGGTGTTACCGTCGGTATCGTCGCGGAGCCGCGCCCCCAGCCCCTGCTCGGACTGTTCGGCGCGGCGCTGCTCGGCGCACAGGTGCGGCTGGACCCGCCGGAAGCGATCGATGCCAGAGTCGTCCTCGCTCCGACCGACAGGATCGATCTGTATGAACTCCCGCCAGGCGGCCAGAGAGTTGGCTACGGGGCGAACCCCAACGAGCCGACCGTTCGCTACTTCGAGGAGAACGTCTGGAGCGAGAACCCGACCGTCCCGCCGGAGGATCGGGATCCCGGAGCGGCTGTCCTCGTGACCGACGACGCTGCCTATAGCCACGAACGCCTGCTCCGCACGGCCTTCGATACGGTCGACCGGCTTTCGCTGGCTCCAGGCGAGATGGTCGCGGTTCGGGCACCGCTCGCCGATCCCCGAACCGTCGCTGCGGGCGTGCTCGCACCGTTGCTCGCCGGGGGAGCTGTCCAGCTTGGTGCCGATGGATCGGACGCCGACGCCGAAATCGTGGCCGACGAGGAGCCAGCCACCGACCGGTGGCTCGATATCTCAGATATCGATCTCTGA
- a CDS encoding 1,4-dihydroxy-2-naphthoate polyprenyltransferase: MTATATEEPEISRVKAWLIASRPQTLPAAVAPVIVGVGLAYDAGLFSVWPALAALVGAMLIQIGTNFANDYYDAVKGVDSEDRQGFTRVTNSGLIPAEQVKRAMVLTFAAALLVGTYLVYVGGLPILVIGLASLVSGYAYAGGPFPLGSHGLGDLFVFVFFGVIAVVGTFYVQAADVIAAPLATTIPEGTITTTAVLASLPIAGISTNILVVNNVRDLETDREAGKRSLAVILGYRWSRVEFVALLSLAYAVPAYFFASGEFGPAILLPLATLPYAWLVTHTMLTRTDGEALNPALEQTGKLLAGFAVLFALGMVI, from the coding sequence ATGACGGCGACAGCAACCGAAGAGCCCGAGATATCCCGCGTGAAGGCGTGGCTGATCGCCAGCCGTCCGCAGACGCTTCCGGCAGCCGTAGCGCCGGTGATCGTCGGCGTCGGACTGGCCTACGACGCAGGGCTGTTCTCCGTCTGGCCCGCTCTCGCCGCGCTTGTCGGTGCGATGTTGATCCAGATCGGCACCAACTTCGCGAACGACTACTACGACGCGGTCAAGGGTGTCGACTCGGAGGACCGACAGGGGTTCACGCGGGTGACCAACTCCGGATTGATCCCCGCCGAGCAGGTCAAGCGCGCAATGGTCCTCACCTTCGCCGCGGCGCTGCTCGTCGGCACCTATCTGGTCTACGTCGGCGGCCTGCCGATCCTCGTGATCGGGCTAGCGAGCCTCGTCAGCGGCTACGCCTACGCCGGCGGCCCGTTCCCGCTTGGCTCTCACGGCCTCGGAGATCTGTTCGTGTTCGTCTTCTTCGGCGTGATTGCCGTCGTCGGAACCTTCTACGTGCAGGCCGCGGACGTCATCGCCGCCCCGCTTGCGACGACCATACCCGAAGGGACGATCACGACGACAGCGGTGCTCGCCAGCTTGCCGATCGCTGGCATCTCGACGAACATCCTCGTCGTGAACAACGTCCGGGATCTCGAAACCGATCGCGAGGCCGGAAAGCGCTCGCTGGCGGTTATCCTGGGCTACCGGTGGAGCCGCGTCGAGTTCGTCGCCCTGCTCTCGCTTGCGTACGCCGTCCCTGCGTACTTTTTCGCGAGCGGCGAGTTCGGCCCGGCAATACTCCTGCCGCTGGCAACGCTGCCCTACGCGTGGCTGGTGACGCACACGATGCTTACGCGAACCGACGGCGAGGCGCTGAACCCTGCGCTCGAACAGACCGGGAAACTGCTGGCCGGGTTTGCAGTGCTGTTCGCACTCGGAATGGTGATCTGA
- a CDS encoding class I adenylate-forming enzyme family protein — MTGWPDADLLAVWAATSPEALAVIHAGDGSAASRNEPDNADRLTYADLDALVDDLARRLSTLGVCPGTHVATLLNTGLPFITVVHALGRLGAVLVPLNVRLTGGELSGHCERVGVETLLCDAEQVEQATAVAEELDIDLTIGRVDDEHGNGESADTDPVRVWSHDPADSLPRVERSPADRRLVLFTSGTTGKPKAVPLTTGNLVASAVGSAFRLGVVPDDRWLCALPMYHMGGLAPVFRSTLYGTCVVLQSTFDAEYTPAVARTHEVTGLSLVPTMLARILDGDADLPDSLRFVLLGGGRADPVLVERADSAGVPVCPTYGMTETASQIATARPAEAVAHEGTVGRPLLGTDVSIVDEQGTPVEAGDVGEVVVSGPTVTPGYLDDAVTERSFGPRGLHTGDLGYRDDGNRLWITGRRSDRIVTGGENVDPVEVREALCSHPAVADAAVVGLDDEEWGERVGALVVVSDGETAELERPDSEALRAYCRDRLAGYKLPRTIEFADALPRTPSGTVDRTAVQVRLGNPE; from the coding sequence GTGACTGGCTGGCCGGATGCGGATCTGCTCGCGGTGTGGGCCGCGACGTCGCCGGAGGCGCTCGCGGTGATCCATGCGGGCGATGGGTCGGCGGCGTCACGGAACGAGCCGGATAATGCCGACCGACTGACCTATGCCGACCTCGACGCCCTCGTCGATGATCTCGCACGCCGACTCTCGACGCTCGGGGTCTGTCCCGGTACTCACGTCGCCACACTGCTCAATACGGGCCTGCCGTTCATCACGGTCGTCCACGCGCTCGGTCGACTGGGTGCGGTGCTAGTCCCGCTGAACGTCAGGCTCACCGGCGGCGAACTCAGCGGGCACTGTGAGCGCGTTGGCGTCGAGACGCTGCTCTGTGACGCCGAGCAAGTTGAGCAGGCGACGGCAGTTGCCGAGGAACTCGATATCGACCTCACGATCGGACGCGTGGACGACGAACACGGGAACGGCGAGAGCGCCGACACTGATCCGGTACGCGTCTGGTCTCACGACCCTGCTGACTCGCTACCCCGAGTCGAGCGCTCGCCTGCGGATCGGCGACTCGTCCTCTTTACGTCGGGGACCACGGGGAAGCCGAAAGCGGTCCCGTTGACGACCGGCAATCTGGTCGCGTCAGCCGTCGGATCAGCGTTCCGCCTCGGCGTGGTCCCCGACGATCGGTGGCTCTGTGCGTTACCGATGTACCATATGGGCGGCCTTGCTCCGGTGTTCCGCTCGACGCTGTACGGCACCTGCGTGGTTCTGCAGTCCACGTTCGACGCGGAGTATACGCCTGCGGTAGCCCGCACCCACGAGGTGACCGGCCTCTCGCTGGTCCCGACGATGCTGGCGCGGATCCTCGATGGGGACGCCGACCTCCCCGACAGTCTTCGCTTCGTTCTCCTCGGAGGCGGGCGGGCCGACCCGGTACTTGTCGAGCGAGCCGACAGCGCGGGCGTCCCCGTCTGTCCTACCTACGGGATGACCGAGACAGCGTCCCAGATCGCGACCGCGCGGCCCGCCGAGGCAGTTGCCCACGAAGGTACGGTTGGTCGCCCACTCCTCGGCACCGACGTGTCCATCGTCGACGAGCAGGGGACGCCGGTCGAAGCGGGCGACGTCGGCGAGGTCGTCGTCTCGGGACCGACCGTGACGCCGGGCTATCTGGACGACGCCGTGACCGAGCGATCGTTCGGCCCTCGCGGGCTACACACCGGTGATCTGGGCTATCGGGACGACGGGAACCGTCTCTGGATCACCGGTCGGCGATCCGATCGGATCGTCACCGGCGGCGAGAACGTCGACCCGGTGGAGGTTCGCGAGGCGCTTTGCTCCCATCCCGCCGTCGCGGACGCCGCAGTGGTGGGTCTCGACGATGAGGAGTGGGGCGAGCGTGTCGGCGCGCTCGTGGTGGTGAGCGACGGAGAAACGGCGGAACTGGAGCGCCCTGACTCCGAGGCGCTTCGAGCATACTGTCGCGACCGGTTGGCAGGCTACAAGCTCCCACGTACTATCGAGTTTGCGGACGCGTTGCCGCGAACGCCGTCGGGAACCGTCGACCGGACTGCCGTACAGGTGCGCCTCGGAAACCCGGAGTAA
- the dnaJ gene encoding molecular chaperone DnaJ: MSEDFYDVLGVSRDATEDEIKQAYRKKASEYHPDVSDDPNAEEKFKKLQKAKEVLTDEEKRQAYDRMGHDRFEQANKRGGFDGNRGAGGAGGPFGGGAGGPFGGAGGGGGMGDIFEQFFGGQGGRSRRDRKGSDLRTRLRLDLEDVYEGVDKEITIRRPEACETCNGEGHPEDADSRTCPECNGQGQVTQVSQTPLGRMQQTQTCPRCEGDGEIYSERCSDCGGDGRVNREATLTVEVPAGIKDGQTLRMDGEGAPSEGRGPNGDLLIEVSVADHPDFERDGDDLQLNKAISFPQAVFGDTIEISTFDGDVEMDVPAGTQSGETFRLRNKGMPRLRGRGQGDLYVQVQVVTPGSLNEEQREALEQFAEAGGEEIDVEKGFFEKIKSSF, from the coding sequence ATGAGCGAGGACTTCTACGACGTACTCGGTGTGAGCCGCGATGCCACCGAGGACGAGATCAAGCAGGCCTACCGGAAGAAAGCGAGCGAGTATCATCCGGACGTGAGCGACGATCCGAACGCCGAGGAGAAGTTCAAGAAGCTCCAGAAAGCCAAGGAGGTACTCACTGACGAGGAGAAACGACAGGCCTACGACCGGATGGGTCACGACCGGTTCGAGCAGGCAAACAAACGCGGCGGATTCGACGGCAACCGTGGCGCAGGGGGCGCAGGAGGTCCGTTCGGAGGGGGAGCTGGCGGACCGTTCGGCGGCGCAGGTGGTGGAGGCGGCATGGGAGACATCTTCGAGCAGTTCTTCGGTGGACAGGGCGGCCGAAGCCGTCGAGATCGCAAGGGATCGGATCTCCGAACGCGGCTCCGGCTAGACCTCGAGGACGTCTACGAGGGCGTCGACAAAGAGATCACGATCCGCCGTCCGGAGGCGTGTGAGACGTGTAACGGCGAGGGCCACCCCGAGGATGCCGACTCGCGGACCTGCCCTGAATGTAACGGACAGGGACAGGTCACGCAGGTCTCACAGACCCCACTCGGCCGGATGCAACAGACCCAGACCTGCCCCCGCTGTGAGGGTGATGGTGAGATCTACTCGGAGCGGTGTTCGGACTGTGGCGGCGACGGTCGCGTCAACAGGGAAGCGACGCTGACCGTCGAGGTGCCTGCCGGGATCAAGGACGGCCAGACGCTCCGGATGGACGGCGAGGGCGCGCCCTCCGAGGGCCGCGGACCCAACGGCGACCTGCTGATCGAGGTATCGGTCGCGGACCATCCCGACTTCGAGCGCGACGGCGACGACCTGCAACTGAACAAGGCCATCTCGTTCCCGCAGGCCGTCTTCGGCGACACGATCGAGATTTCGACGTTCGACGGTGACGTCGAGATGGACGTGCCCGCAGGGACACAGAGTGGCGAGACGTTCCGCCTGCGGAACAAAGGGATGCCCCGACTCCGCGGGCGCGGACAGGGCGACCTCTACGTGCAGGTGCAGGTCGTTACTCCCGGGAGCCTCAACGAGGAACAGCGGGAGGCGCTCGAACAGTTCGCCGAGGCCGGTGGCGAGGAGATCGACGTCGAGAAGGGCTTTTTCGAGAAGATCAAGAGTTCCTTTTGA
- a CDS encoding 1,4-dihydroxy-2-naphthoyl-CoA synthase — MVSELMQDDRWEAVEEFDFDDVTYHRSVSGHTVRIAFDRPAVRNAFRPKTVDELYDALDHAKRQTDVGCVLLTGNGPSPKDGGWAFSSGGDQDIRGADGYEYEGDEEAASEHGRLHILEVQRLIRHIPKVVIAVVPGWAVGGGHSLHVVCDLTIASEEHAKFLQTDPDVGSFDGGFGSAYLARQIGQKKAREVFFLGKTYSAEEAADIGMVNEAVPHEELEEHAVEWGERINEKSPTAMRMLKYAFNLDSDGMVGQQVFAGEATRLAYMTDEAAEGRDAFVEGRKPDFEDVPWRY, encoded by the coding sequence ATGGTTTCGGAACTCATGCAGGACGATCGCTGGGAGGCGGTCGAGGAATTCGACTTTGACGATGTGACCTACCACCGGTCCGTGTCGGGACACACCGTCCGGATCGCGTTCGACCGACCGGCGGTTCGGAACGCCTTCCGGCCGAAGACGGTCGACGAACTGTACGACGCGCTCGATCATGCCAAGCGCCAGACAGACGTGGGCTGTGTCCTCCTGACCGGAAACGGTCCCTCGCCGAAAGACGGCGGCTGGGCGTTTTCCTCGGGTGGGGATCAGGACATCCGCGGCGCTGACGGCTACGAGTACGAGGGCGACGAGGAGGCCGCAAGCGAGCACGGCCGCCTGCACATCCTCGAAGTCCAGCGGCTGATCCGCCACATCCCGAAGGTGGTCATCGCAGTCGTTCCGGGCTGGGCGGTCGGCGGCGGCCACAGCCTCCACGTCGTCTGCGATCTGACTATCGCCAGCGAGGAGCACGCAAAGTTCCTCCAGACCGATCCGGACGTCGGCAGTTTCGACGGCGGCTTCGGATCTGCCTATCTCGCCCGACAGATCGGTCAGAAGAAGGCCCGCGAGGTCTTTTTCCTCGGGAAAACCTACAGCGCGGAGGAGGCCGCTGACATAGGGATGGTCAACGAGGCGGTTCCCCACGAGGAACTCGAAGAGCATGCGGTAGAGTGGGGCGAGCGGATCAACGAGAAGAGCCCCACCGCGATGCGGATGCTCAAGTATGCGTTCAACCTCGATTCGGACGGCATGGTCGGCCAGCAGGTGTTTGCTGGCGAGGCAACGCGGCTTGCCTACATGACCGACGAGGCCGCGGAGGGACGGGACGCCTTCGTCGAGGGCCGGAAACCGGACTTCGAGGACGTCCCGTGGCGCTACTGA
- a CDS encoding NRDE family protein, whose product MCTLTLAWQVFEGAPVAVAANRDEVLDRPSAAPGVLDTDPQIVAPQDEEASGTWIGYNEHGVVVGITNRWNDADLAGERSRGLLVRDALDRESAEAAARYVERTVRDHEYAGFNLVVVDRNSALYYEWDGRLQFRQFEPGVHVVVNVGADGRYTIPIDRKSAGKQQAENADRIREVLSVAPGEGLDGWRSRAESVLGNHEYGVCIHGDGFGTRSSSIIALGEDGASYRFADGPPCETTYRDVDIGN is encoded by the coding sequence GTGTGCACACTGACGCTCGCATGGCAGGTCTTCGAGGGCGCGCCGGTAGCTGTGGCTGCGAACCGCGACGAGGTGCTCGATCGTCCCTCGGCCGCCCCCGGTGTGCTCGACACCGATCCACAGATCGTGGCCCCGCAGGATGAGGAGGCCTCGGGAACGTGGATCGGCTACAACGAGCACGGTGTGGTGGTCGGGATCACGAACCGCTGGAACGACGCCGACCTCGCCGGGGAGCGCTCGCGTGGGTTGCTCGTCCGGGACGCGCTAGACCGGGAGTCCGCGGAAGCCGCGGCCCGATACGTCGAACGGACGGTTCGTGATCACGAGTACGCCGGGTTCAACCTCGTGGTTGTCGACCGGAACAGTGCGCTCTACTACGAGTGGGACGGCCGACTGCAGTTTCGCCAGTTTGAACCGGGCGTCCACGTCGTGGTGAACGTCGGCGCTGACGGTCGGTACACGATTCCGATCGACCGAAAATCGGCGGGCAAGCAGCAGGCCGAGAACGCAGACAGAATCCGTGAGGTACTCTCGGTCGCGCCGGGAGAGGGTCTGGATGGATGGCGGTCGCGTGCCGAGTCCGTCCTCGGCAACCACGAGTACGGCGTCTGTATCCACGGCGATGGTTTCGGGACGCGCTCGTCGTCGATCATCGCGCTCGGGGAGGACGGTGCATCCTATCGATTCGCCGATGGTCCGCCCTGCGAGACGACGTATCGTGACGTCGATATCGGGAACTGA
- a CDS encoding PH domain-containing protein → MRSSLFAETVEDADWLHLGEGEEIRWTGRPSKFTIAVALGLAALVTVLGFGASALLAAWTDLPSWASALPLVVMFAGIGWAIWVYLDWLRLLYVITDEQIYVKHGLISRDVTQIRLDRVQNTAYEQSIPERFLSYGDVNIYTAGTSTEDVTFRSVPNPERVKQTLTQLLSDRGRERNGARQSV, encoded by the coding sequence ATGAGGAGTTCACTGTTCGCGGAAACCGTTGAGGATGCCGACTGGCTCCATCTGGGGGAGGGAGAGGAGATCCGCTGGACGGGACGGCCATCGAAGTTCACAATCGCAGTTGCGCTCGGGCTGGCGGCACTTGTCACCGTACTCGGCTTTGGGGCGTCGGCGCTGCTGGCGGCGTGGACGGACCTGCCGAGCTGGGCGAGTGCACTACCGCTGGTCGTGATGTTCGCGGGCATCGGCTGGGCAATATGGGTCTATCTCGACTGGCTCCGCCTGCTGTACGTGATCACGGACGAGCAGATCTACGTCAAACACGGGCTGATCAGCCGTGACGTCACACAGATCCGGCTCGATCGGGTGCAAAACACTGCCTACGAGCAGTCGATCCCCGAACGGTTTCTCTCCTACGGCGACGTGAACATCTACACCGCGGGGACCAGTACCGAGGACGTGACCTTCCGGAGCGTCCCCAATCCCGAGCGGGTCAAACAGACGCTCACACAGCTGTTGAGCGACCGGGGACGCGAGCGAAACGGCGCGAGACAGTCCGTCTAG
- a CDS encoding AMP-binding protein has translation MPSLSDVDEIVHEPSPEFVESTNVTAFMHEYGIDDYEELIARTTRKIEGEPNSGVDWFWDELVEYLDIDFFEPHDTVRDDSDGPQFTDWYPGGRINAAHNVVDRHAADEASREDTAIIWESEPGEGREITFEELAVETGRVANALDDRGVDPGDTVALYMPMVPEVVSILYGCLAAGAIAVPIFSGFGTDAVATRIEDADPDVLFTADGFYRRGEPVALKPTADDALSETDGVETVIVHDRLGSRNDDGLDLSWTDGRDEWWDDAVMSADDEYETRSPPADHPAMLLYSSGTTGKPKGIVQTHAGALVQSAKEIYFGFDHQPDDRFFWLSDIGWMMGPWTLLGNHTFGGTVVLYEGAPDHPEPDRLWELIDRHDVTTFGISPTAIRALRKHGDEWLDDHDLSSLRLLGSTGEPWDPESWRWFYERVGGGECPIINISGGTEIMGCFLMPMPIQRLKPCTLGGPGLGMDIDIVDSAGDSIADEHERGYLVARDSCPSMTKSLWSGDERYIEEYWSTWEGLWDHGDWAQIDEDGFWFLHGRADDALNVAGRKVGPAEVEGALIDHNAVNQAAAVGVPDETTGQAVVAYAVLDADAEPSEELQAVLRERVGAELGKPFMPREILFVEEFPKTQSGKIVRRAIAAAYTGEDLGDLESVENPEAIDAIEAPR, from the coding sequence ATGCCGTCTCTCAGCGACGTCGACGAGATCGTTCACGAGCCCTCGCCGGAGTTCGTCGAGTCGACGAACGTTACCGCCTTTATGCACGAGTACGGGATCGACGACTACGAGGAGTTGATCGCCCGAACGACCAGGAAGATCGAAGGCGAGCCCAACTCGGGCGTCGACTGGTTCTGGGACGAGCTCGTCGAGTATCTCGACATCGACTTCTTCGAGCCCCACGACACGGTCCGGGACGACTCGGATGGCCCCCAGTTCACCGACTGGTATCCCGGCGGGCGCATCAACGCCGCGCACAACGTGGTGGACCGGCACGCGGCCGACGAGGCGTCCCGCGAGGACACCGCGATCATCTGGGAGAGCGAACCGGGCGAGGGTCGCGAGATCACCTTCGAAGAGCTTGCTGTGGAGACAGGGCGTGTCGCGAACGCTCTCGACGACCGGGGCGTCGACCCCGGTGACACCGTTGCGCTGTACATGCCCATGGTACCCGAGGTCGTTTCGATCCTCTATGGCTGTCTGGCAGCGGGTGCGATCGCCGTCCCGATCTTCTCCGGATTCGGCACGGACGCCGTCGCGACGCGGATCGAGGACGCTGACCCTGACGTACTGTTTACCGCCGACGGCTTCTACCGGCGCGGCGAGCCGGTGGCGCTCAAACCGACCGCGGACGATGCGCTTTCAGAGACTGACGGCGTCGAGACCGTGATCGTCCACGATCGGCTGGGCAGTCGGAACGACGACGGACTGGATCTGTCATGGACCGACGGGCGTGACGAATGGTGGGACGACGCCGTGATGTCAGCGGATGATGAGTACGAGACGAGATCGCCCCCCGCCGATCACCCCGCGATGCTGTTGTACTCCTCGGGGACCACCGGCAAGCCAAAAGGGATCGTCCAGACACATGCTGGCGCACTCGTGCAGTCGGCCAAGGAGATATACTTCGGCTTCGACCACCAGCCCGACGACCGGTTTTTCTGGCTCTCGGATATCGGCTGGATGATGGGGCCGTGGACCTTGCTCGGCAACCACACCTTTGGCGGGACGGTCGTGCTCTACGAGGGTGCGCCCGATCATCCGGAACCGGACCGCCTCTGGGAACTGATCGACCGCCACGACGTGACGACCTTCGGTATCTCGCCAACGGCGATCCGTGCACTCCGAAAGCACGGCGATGAGTGGCTCGACGACCACGACCTGTCGAGTCTACGGCTGCTCGGCTCGACCGGGGAGCCGTGGGATCCCGAGTCCTGGCGGTGGTTCTACGAACGCGTCGGCGGGGGGGAGTGCCCGATTATCAACATATCCGGCGGGACCGAAATCATGGGCTGCTTTCTCATGCCGATGCCGATCCAGCGGCTCAAACCCTGCACCCTCGGTGGTCCCGGGCTGGGGATGGACATCGACATCGTCGATAGCGCGGGCGACTCCATTGCCGACGAGCACGAACGCGGCTATCTGGTTGCCCGCGATTCCTGTCCCTCGATGACGAAATCCCTGTGGAGCGGCGACGAGCGGTACATTGAGGAGTACTGGTCGACGTGGGAGGGCCTCTGGGACCACGGCGACTGGGCGCAGATCGACGAGGACGGCTTCTGGTTTCTCCACGGGCGGGCCGACGACGCGCTCAACGTCGCCGGACGAAAGGTCGGTCCTGCCGAGGTCGAGGGGGCACTGATCGACCACAATGCCGTCAATCAGGCTGCTGCCGTCGGCGTCCCGGACGAGACGACGGGGCAAGCGGTGGTAGCGTACGCCGTACTCGACGCCGACGCGGAGCCCAGCGAGGAGCTACAGGCGGTGCTCCGCGAGCGCGTCGGCGCGGAGCTGGGGAAACCGTTCATGCCGCGAGAGATACTGTTCGTCGAGGAGTTTCCGAAAACACAGAGCGGCAAGATCGTCCGTCGGGCCATCGCAGCCGCCTACACCGGCGAGGATCTCGGCGACCTCGAAAGCGTGGAGAACCCCGAAGCTATCGACGCCATCGAAGCCCCACGATAG